GTTCGAATCCTAGCGCCCCAGCACCGCTGGGAGCTTTTGGCTATGCAGAGCCAAAAGCTCCTGTTTTTGCCTCATTAATATTAAGAGAACAAGAGCATAATTTGTAAATCCTATTGATATATATTGACATTGTCAATATAATAAGAGGATAGGATAAGGAGTGAGCGGTGCTGGATTTTGATGACTTTGACTGGGACGAGAACAATGAGGATAAGATCGTCGAAAAGCACCACCTAAACCGCTGGGAAATTCAAGAAGCTTTTTATAACCAGCCTCAGAAACTTGAAAGTTTTGGAAAGGATTATTACCACTTCTACGGTAGAAGTAATGGTGACAAGCTCCTCTTTATTGCCTTTTCAGTAGTCAAAAAGCGAGGGCTTAAGCTAGTTCGCCCAATAACGGCCTATGAGATGGACAAAAGTAAGCGCAAAAAATATAAAAAATCTAAGTAAAAGGAGAGAAGAGGAGAATAATCATGTCTAAAAAAGAGTTTCCCGAATTTAAAAGCGAGGATGAAATACGTGAATTCTGGGATACGCATGATCCCACCGAATATGAGGGCGTGGAAGTCCCTGGCGGCATGCACCCAACTCATCCCCGTCCCAAGAAAAAAATGGTCTCCCTTCGACTTGATGAAGACCTTGTTGAGCGGCTTAATAAGCTTGCGATTAAAAAGGGCATGGGATACCAGACGCTAATGAGGATGCTCCTCTTTGAGGCCATCGAAGCTGAAGAGCAAAAAGATGCTAAGAGAGCAGGTTAGTGTCTAGGCTCCTTGAGTCTTAAAAGCATGACGGACTCTGACGAGTTTGACAATTGCGGAAGGAAAATATACAGCGTTCACCCTGATATCGTTATGATTTGTCTAAAATCCGTCCTCATCATCCTCCGGATCTCCATACTGAGGCGGAGCGTCTCCTGTCGATTCTATAACCAATGGATAGCTTACATCTTCATTGGCCGGCTCTACTTTTATAAGTTCGGCAACAAAATGCCACTCATCACCGTAGTCAAAGAGAAACAGCCATTTTATCCCGATCTTATCGAACGCTTCGTTTACCTTCGTTCGTTTTACACCTTTAAACCTGCTTTCTTCTCCAATGTCGGCAAATAGTTCATAACCCTCGGTTGAATTAGTCCATCTCTTTATATTGTTATAGAATCCGAAACAGTGATCGAAATAAAAATCGAAGCTATTGGTAATAGCTTCTGCCAAGCCGTATAATGAAAAAGTTTCAGGAACTGCTAAGGTTCTATGCGGTTTTCCACCAGCCCTACCAAACAAATCGTTTAAAGTTGCTTTAATAAAATATATACTCTCTTCTTCTTTAGCCTTACGCTTTTTCATTAACAGCCCCCCGATATAATCCTTGTTTGATTATGATATTTCAATTCTGCCCAGCGTTAGAGATCACGAACCATGTCATAGAAAGTTAGCAGGATTTGGATTCGATCGCATATTCGAGAGAGATTAACTTCGCGGCTACGATTATCGGTGTGGTTTGCCTCAAATGCAATCTCACCCACGAACTCCTCAAAACTATCAAACGGTGCGCATAGTTCAACGTCTTCTTCGATGAACGTCGCGCCATAGAGGATCGCTTCACTTTCAGATGAAAGCACCAGGATTTTCGTAAGCTCTTTGAGCTCACTCTCAAAAACCCTAAGCTCAACGACATCCTCTGGCGCCAGGTTTGAGATCGAATATCTACCTTTATCCCAATAAGCGTCTTTCCAGCTATGGATGGAACCTTCGTCTTTACATAAGGGGCATTGCCACTCGATCACACCATCATCCTGGCGGGCGATAAGAAGATGGCCTCGACATGGTTTGTGCCCAGGACGGCGTCTGCAGTTCAATGCCGAGGGAACAATAGTACCCGGTGGGTTCAGCGATGCCGCTGCAACAATTTTGCCAAAGAAACCGCCAGCGCGACCGGCAGGTCCTGAGCGTACTGGATAGCCATCTTCATCAATATAGTGGGTTATGTTGGTGATATACGCCATGACTCTCCTTTAGCCTCACAGATTTGAAATTCTTCGCATTTAACTCCGTGATGATTCTTTTAGATCGCCCTTCTGCAAAGATTATCATAACGCATAAACCGGTCCAACATTTCATTCCTTCGTTGCCTTTTAACCGCTTTGAATAACGGGCTACTGATGTGACACGGAGTCATAAATATAGTGTTAAGCCCCGCTCCCCATAGATGCGACCGCAAGATTCATCGCAGCTCAGAGATGTATTTCATCAATTTCTCCAATAATTCCAGGTTTGAATAGTGTCCACGGAGGACAGCAAAATCATAAGCACTTTGAAAATAGCTCTGACGAGCCATTTTCTGTTTGCCCAAAATTCAAGGGGTCCAAGGATTCGAACTTCTTTTGTTGCCAATCAAACTGGCATATTCTGTATATAGCTGGAACAAGTGACAATCCGGGGATTAGTTTTTAAGGTGCACATTAGAATCTGAAATAACCGCTTTACAAAGCGGTTATTCTGCTTTTTGCCTACAGTTATGGAGTATAATTACGGTTTATAAACTATGCGTTAGCTTGCAATGAAGATTAACCGGCGTGCACCAGTCTAATACAATCAAATTAACTGAACTCGCGTCACCTTCTTAAGGAATACCTAGGACTCTTTTAGACACGATTACTTCCTTTTCAGACAAACCATATTGGCAATCTAATCGAGCTAGCATACGGTCATACAAAGATATAGTAATAGAAAAAATATACTATATTAAGGTAACGTTAATAGTACATATTATAGAATAATAATATATTGTAGCTATAGTACATTTGTACATTACCCTACTTAGGATTTACTGTTCATCTGGTAACTCAGAGAGGTTGATGGAAAACAATCAGATCAGGGATCGAAGATTGGACAAGGCAATAGGATTCGAACGAGTAAGATAGAGACCTAAAGAGGAGAGCAAACACGCTAATACATATTGCATCAATAATCTGCAATAGGGTTTCCAAATATTGAAAACGCTATGTTAACGAAGGAGGTGAATTTAGTATCGAATCTTGCTTAACCGGTAAAAATGCGTTGGAAAGAACAGGAGGATTATTGATGCTAAAACGGAAGATTCTTGTAATACTAATAGCTGTAACGATTTTGCTTGCAATGTGCGCACCCGCTAATGCTTATACGATTCTTGCTCCTTGGAATTATTTTGGCGGCTACATGTACATATATTATGCTTGGGGTTCAAGCATGCCTTCAACGTCGGTTTGGAAAGATGCATTCAAAGCTGCGGCTACTGATTGGACTAATACCCCAACTGAGCTCATTTATAGCTACAGCAGCTCTGCTATAAATATAAATAAGCTCGGAATTGTGAGTATATCAGGTGGGGCATATGGTTATACGTATAGTAACATTACAAACGGCAAGACGACCTCTTTCAGTGCTGTTGGCAATACGGCAACAACGGGTAGTTTCACTGCGACAATGCGTAGGAGTACGGCAGGACATGAGTTAGGTCACGGCGCAGGTTTGGGTGAGGGTAATGTAGCGCAATCAATAATGTATCAAAACAGAGATCGCTCGAAAATATATATTCCGCAAGTAGATGACGTAAATGGTATAACCTATATGTACCACTAGTACTAAGACATATTGAAATGCATAATTTAGCGTATGTAAATCTCAATAGGAGATGCTATGAAAGAGGTAGTCGCTGACCGCTCCAGGGAATATATAGTAGTACAACCTGGAGTAGATAGGCTATAGGCTGGATATTGTTCTGGGGCTTTAAGACCCTGAAAAGGAGATTGGTCTTCGCCTATAGCTGAAACGGCACCATGGGGCTTAATGACCCTGGATAGGAGAATGGTGGTCACGGTTTTATAAGAGAAGGGAAAAGGGACGCTGCCATAGATTTATTCTTACCTCGCGTAAGACGCACCGAACAAGCGCTAATTGCAAAGGATATAGAGATTGCCAAGGAACGGCCTGCGGCATATGCGCCAAAAACTGAGCAGTACGTCTGGTACCAAAATAATAAACTATGGCTTCGGCAAGGCGCAGAATTATTATCTGAAGAGGAAATCGGCCGTTTAATAACGCTCTCGAATACATATGAAAAGGCCGTGGTTATCATAACGAGCTTTGAGGATGACAGCTCAAGAAAGACTTTTGCCGTAAAGCAAAAATCAGAGTCCCAGTTTTACCTACTTCCCTAATCCAAAAGAAAAGGGAATG
The DNA window shown above is from Candidatus Aquicultor sp. and carries:
- a CDS encoding matrixin family metalloprotease yields the protein MLKRKILVILIAVTILLAMCAPANAYTILAPWNYFGGYMYIYYAWGSSMPSTSVWKDAFKAAATDWTNTPTELIYSYSSSAININKLGIVSISGGAYGYTYSNITNGKTTSFSAVGNTATTGSFTATMRRSTAGHELGHGAGLGEGNVAQSIMYQNRDRSKIYIPQVDDVNGITYMYH
- a CDS encoding CopG family antitoxin, producing the protein MSKKEFPEFKSEDEIREFWDTHDPTEYEGVEVPGGMHPTHPRPKKKMVSLRLDEDLVERLNKLAIKKGMGYQTLMRMLLFEAIEAEEQKDAKRAG